One Dermacentor silvarum isolate Dsil-2018 chromosome 10, BIME_Dsil_1.4, whole genome shotgun sequence genomic window carries:
- the LOC119431778 gene encoding uncharacterized protein LOC119431778, whose protein sequence is MSMSIVIPSCSAMAVRLPQYWDKYPSAWFLEAESQFQVAGIRSQASKFHYAVAALSPAATDEIADLLNAPLSTAAYDDLKAALLQRTAASQRSRIQQLLSAEELGDRRPSQLLRRMRQLLGDNTSTIDDTLSRELFLQRLPANVQIVLATASTKDLTRLVTLADKVMEVATPTIAATTPSPGDNTTALQTLPCSSAAQSPLDSLCERLERIICAAAHRHTSSRRPRSRSFSKSRRTGTRNETSPTTSGVCYYHRSFENDARYCRRPCAWQGNRPADL, encoded by the exons ATGTCTATGTCCATCGTAATT ccctcctgttcggccatGGCCGTCCGCCTCCCACAGTACTGGGACAAATATCCTTCGGCGTGGTTTCTTGAGGCCGAATcgcaatttcaagtcgctggtatccgctctcaagccTCAAAGTTCCATTATGCTGTTGCAGCGCTCTCGCCCGCCGCCACTGACGAAAtagcagatttgttgaacgccccattgtccaccgccgcctatgacgatctcaaggcagccctgctacagcgcacagcagcttcacagcgttctcgcatccagcagcttctgtccgctgaagaactcggcgaccgacgccctagtcaacttcttcgccgaatgaggcagctgctcggaGACAACACGAGTACCATCGACGACACGCTGTCgcgcgaattgtttttgcaacgactCCCGGCTAACGTGCAGATAGTCCTGGCGACAGCCTCTACCAAGGATCTCACCAGACTTGTCACTTTGGCCGACAAAGTCATGGAAGTAGCCAccccaaccatcgcagccaccacaccgtctccgggtgacaatacaaccgccctACAAACCCTTCCCTGCTCTTCAGCAGCGCAATCTCCGCTCGACTCCTTGTGTGAGCGCCTGGAACGCATCATCTGTGCAGCAGCACATCGCCACACGTCATCTCGTcgcccacgcagccgtagtttcaGTAAATCAAGACGCACGGGCACCCGCAATGAAACATCACCTACAACGTCTggcgtttgctactaccaccgcAGTTTTGAAAACGACGCTCGTTACTGTCGGCGTCCCTGCgcttggcagggaaacaggcCGGCCGACCTCTAA